The Pseudomonas solani genome segment TCCATCCGCTCGGCCACGCCGACCGTTTCCTGCAGCTGCCTTTCACCGGCATGCCAGGGCGAGGGGCGCTGGCTGAGAATCGGTTCCATGGTTTGCCCTCCTTGTGAAAAAGGGCTGCCGGGTGAGCCGGCAGCCTCGGGTCGGCTCAGGCCGCCTGCAGGCCGGCGGCGGTGCGTTGCATGGGCACGAAGCCCGGCAGCGCTTCGATGCGGGCCAACCAGGCACGCACATTCGGGTAGGCCTCCAGCGACACGTTGCCCTCCGGCGCATGGGCGATGTAACTGTAGTTGGCCACGTCGGCGATGGAGGGCTCGGTGCCGGTCAGGAACGCCGTCGAGCCCAGCTCGCCTTCCATCACCGTGAGCAGCACGTGGGCACGGTTGATCACTTCATCGGCGTTGAACGCCGCACCGAACACGGTGATCAGGCGCGCTGCGGCCGGGCCGTAGGCCACCTGGCCGGCGGCCACCGACAACCAGCGCTGCACCTGGGCGGCGCCGACGGCGTCTTCGGCCAGCCAGCGGCCTTCGCCGTAGCGCTTGGCCAGGTAGACGAGGATGGCGTTGGAGTCGTTGACCAGGGTGCCGGCGTCATCGATCACCGGCACCTGGCCGAAGGGGTTGATGGCCAGGAAGTCGGCCTGCTTGTGGGCGCCGTTGGCCAGGTCGACGAAAACCAGCTCGGTGGGCAGCTGCAGCAGCGAGAGCATCAGCTCCACACGGTGGGCGTGGCCGGACAGCGGGTGGCGGTACAGCTTGATGGCGGGACGGGACATGGCGGTGGCTCCTTATGGGTTCGGGTGGTTCACCGTGAACCGCCCGGCTGGGCGTTCACGACGATGGAGCCATGTTGAGCCCACGCACCGCCAAGCAGAATCACCATCAAAGGCAATCCACTCTTTCAGTTTCTGAAATAACGAAATGGCCGGGCCTGTCATCGCGGATGGGGCGTTGGGCAAAACGGCGTGCCGTACGCGGCCCCGCCTGGTGGAGGTAAAAAGCGACCTCCACCCTACGCAGCGGTCATGCCCGTGCAGCGGCTTCTGTAGGGGCGAATTCATTCACCCAGAGGCGCCATCGTGGGAGCGAATTCATTCGCGATGGAGCATCCGGCAACCCGCAGCCAGGTGCTGGCGGTGAGTCTTTCGCGGCTGAAGCCGCTCCCACAGGGATGCCCACAGCCGTCGTAGGTCGGGTGCAACCCGGCTCAGCCCTCGAACGCAGGGTGCGCGCGCAGCCGTGGCACGGCGAAGTCGAGGAAGCTGCGCACCCGGGCGGCGGCGCGGCGTCCTTCGCGGTAGAAGAGTTGCACCGGTACGGGCTCGGCGGCGAAGGGTTCCAGCAGCCGTTGCAACTGGCCGTCCTGCAGCTCCTGGTGCACCTCGTGGCTCAGGCAGTGGACCAGGCCGAAGCCGGCGACGGCGGCGCGGATGGCCGCCTGGGGGGTGCTGCAGATCAAGCGGGGCACGACCTTCACCGCGCCGCCGGCGAAGCGCCAATCCCCTGCATGGCCGGTGGATGAGGTCGCGATGGTGCGGTGCTCCTGCAACGCCTCGGGGCTTTGCGGGCGCCCCCGGCGCGCCAGGTAGGCCGGGGCCGCGCACACCACCGGGCGCACCCGCCCCACCGGCACCGCGAAGCCGGAGGAATCCGGCAACTGGCCGACCACCAGGGCCACGTCCACGCCCTCCTCCAGCAACCTGGGCAGGGCCTCGCACGCCTGGATGTTCAGCGAGAGCTCGGGGAAGGCATTGAGGTAATCGAGCGCGATGGGGGTGAACACCTGGTGCGCCATGAGCAGCGGCATGGCCAGGGTCAGTTGCCCCACGGGTTGCGCGTGCAACCCGGCCACGGAACGCTCCGCCTCGCCGAGCTGTTCGAGGATGCGCTGGCAGCTTTCGGCGAAGCGCTCGCCGGCCGGGCTCGGGCTCACGCCACGGGGGCTGCGTACCAGCAGGGCCGAGCCGATGCGCGCCTCCAGCGCGACGACGGTGCGCATCACCGTGGCCTGGGACAGTTCCAGCGCCCGCGCCGCCGCCGCCAGGCTGCCCGCCTGGGCCACGGCCAGGAACACCTGCATCTCGCGGTGTTTGCTCATCGCCCGGCCGCGCGCAGGGCGCTGTCGGCCCGCAGGCGCGTCACGCAATGGTCGATGAAGGTGCGTACCTTGGCCGACTCCCGGCGCCCGCCCTGCTGGATGATGTGCACCGGCAACGCCGCGGTCTCGAAGGCATCCAGCACGGTTTCCAGCTCACCCCGGGCCACGGCGCCCGCCACCTGGTAGGACAGCACCCGGGTATAGCCCCAGCCCAGGCGCGCGGCGTTGATCGCCGCCTGGTTGGAGCTGACCAGCAGGCGCGGCGTGGGCGTGAAGCCGAAGGGGCCATCGGGCCCCTCGAACTGCCAGTGGCGCAACAGCCCGCTGGCGGACGACATGACGATGGGCGCGTCCTGCAGCTCTTCCGGCCGGCGCGGCCGCCCCACCTTGTCGAGGTAGCCGGGTGCCGCGCACACCACCGGGCGTATCTGCCCCACCTGCAGCGCCCCCTGCTCGCCCTCGCGCAGGTGGCCGATGCGCACCGCCACATCCACGCCCTCCTCCACCATGTTCACCACGCGGTCCACCAGCAGCGCGTTGATCTCCACTTCCGGGTAGGCGTCGAGGTACTCGGCGATCAGCGGGATGAGGTACAGCTCGCCGAACATCACCGGCGCCGTCACCGTCAGCCGCCCGCGCGGGCGCACATGGCTGCCGGCGGCCAGCTCCTCGGCCTCTTCCAGTTCCAGCAGGATGCGTCGGCAGTCCTCCACGTAGCGCCGCCCGGCCTCGGTCAGGCGCAGGCTGCGTGTGCTGCGGGCCAGCAGCAAGGTGCCCAGCCGCGCCTCCAGCGCCGCGATGGCGCGGGTCACGCCGGGTGGCGACATGCCCATCAGCTTGGCGCCGCCGGCGAAGCTCTCCGCCTCGGTCACCGCCAGCAGCACCTTCATTTCCTGGAACCTGTCCACCCACACCGCCCGGCATCACGCCCCATTTTCGAGAGGGCCACAGCTTAGCGCCCGGCCCCCGTCGAAGACGAGAGACAGCGCAACCCGCACCACGGCGCCAATCGGTGTACAGGATGGATGGCGCCCTTTTCATCCACCAAGCGATCTTGCAGCCCACACCGCCGCCCGCCCCGTGGGAATTCATTCGCGATGGAATATCCGCCCACGCGCAGCCTTGTGCCGGCTGCGGGTCCTTCGCGGCTGAAGCCGCTCCCACAGGGAGAGCCCGCCGCGAGACCGGACATGGCTGTGTTGGGCCTCGCTGCGCTCGGCGCCAACCTACGCCACCGTGCCCAACCCAAACCACGACGCCGACCGGTGTGTAGGGTGGATGGCGCTCTTTTCATCCACCAAAGGATCTTGCCGCCAGCACCGCCGCCCGCCTCGTGGGCGAATTCATTCGCGATGGAATACCCGCCCACGCGTAGCCCTGTGCCGGCTGCGGGTCCTTCGCGGCTGAAGCCGCTCCCACAGGGAGAGCCCGCCGCGAGACCGGACATGGCTTCGTTGGGCCTCGCTGCGCTCGGCGCCAACCTACGCCACCGTGCCCAACCCAAACCACGACGCCGACCGGTGTGTAGGGTGGATGGCGCTCTTTTCATCCACCAAAGAATCTTGCCGCCAGCACCGCCGCCCGCCTCGTGGGCGAATTCATTCGCGATGGAATACCCGCCCACGCGTAGCCCTGTGCCGGCTGCGGGTCTTTCGCGGCTGAAGCCGCTCCCACCGGGGGCGCTCGCAGCGAGGCCGAACCCCGCACCTGTCCAGGCTCCGGCCCCTGCTTTACCATGCCGCGCCGCACTTGCATCGAGGTCTTCCATGAGCACGCCCAGTTTCCGCAACGCCACCCTGTCCGATACCGACCGCTGCTACCAGATCGAGATTTCCGCCTATGAAGGCGACGAGGCTGCGACCCGCGAGAAGATCGAGACGCGCATCGCCCAGTACCCGGAAGGCTTCCTGATCCTGGAGCAGGACGGCGAGGTGGTGGGCTTCATCAACAGCGGTTGCGCCCAGGAGGTGGTGATGTCCGACGATGCCTTCAAGGAGCTGGTGGGCCATGACGCCGCCGCGCCGAACGTGGTGATCATGTCGGTGGTGGTCGACCCGTCGCACCAGGGCAAGGGCTTCTCCACGCTGCTGATGCGCACCTTCGTGCAGCGCATGCGCGAGATGGGCAAGGCGACCATCCACCTGATGTGCAAGGAGCGCCACATCGAGCTGTACCGGCGCATGGGCTACGCCTATGTGCGGCCCTCCCCGTCCGACCACGGCGGCATGGCCTGGCACGAGATGGTCATGACCCTGTGATCGCAGTCGACAAGGCCTGCCCCGTGGTGCTGCGCCAGCGCGACAGGCTGGAGGTACTGGCCTTCCTCCACCCCCTGGCGGGCCGGCAGCTGGTCAAGGGCAGCGTCGAGCCCGGGGAAAGCAGCGCGGCGGCGGCCGTTCGCGAGCTGGCCGAAGAGGCCGGCATCCAGGGCGAGGCGATCCTCGACCTGGGCACCTGGCAAGCCACCCCCACCGGGCACACCTGGGCCTTCCACCTCTGCCGGGCGGCCGCAGACCTGGCGGATGCCTGGAGCCACCACACGGCCGACGATGGCGGCCATGTGTTCCGCTTCTTCTGGCACCCGCTGGACGTCGAGCCCACCGAGGAATGGCACCCGATCTTCCGCGACGCCCTGGCCGTCATCCGACAGCGGCTGGCGGAGACGGCCGCAAACCGCCCCCTGAGCCGCTCGGGCCTGTAGAATCACCGCCTTTTTCCTGTGGGTGAACGATGCGGATCAGCAGTGGGCGAAGCGCGACGGCGTGTGGACTGGCGGCCATCCTCCTGTGGAGCACCGCCTCCGGGCTGATCCGCAGCGTGAGCGGCTTCTTCGGTCCCATCGGCGGCGCGGCGCTGATCTACAGCCTCGGCGCCATCCTGCTCATCACCCTGCTGGGCCGGCCGCGCCTGCGGTCCAGCTCGCGCTTCTACCTGGTGACCGGCACGGCGCTGTTCGTCACCTACGAGATCTGCCTGTCCCTGGCCCTGGGCTACGCCCTCGACAGCAACCAGGCCATCCAGCTCGGCGTGGTCAACTACCTGTGGCCGAGCCTCACGGTGCTGCTGGCCATCGTCATGAACCGTCAGCCGGCGCGCTGGCTGATCCTGCCCGGCACCGCCATCGCGCTGTTCGGCATCCTCTGGGTGGTGAGCACCGATGGGCTGTCGCTACCGAGCCTTATCGCCAACGTGCAATCCAACCCGCTGAGCTACAGCCTGGCGACGGCCTGCGCCATCACCTTCGCGCTCTACTGCAACGTCACCCGGCGCTATGCCCGGGGCGAGAACCACGTGGCGTTCTTCTTCATCCTCACGGCGGCCGTGCTCTGGCTGAAGTTCGCCTTCGCCGGCCAGGCACTGCCTGAGTTCACCCTGCGTGGCGGCGCCGAACTATTCGCCGCCGGCATCGCCATGGCCGGCGGCTACGCGTTGTGGAACATCGGCATCCTGCGCGGCAACCTCACCCTGCTGGCCACCGCCTCCTACTTCGCCCCGGTGCTCTCCTCGGCCTTCGCCGCGGCCTGGCTCGGCGCCAGCCTGACGCTGCAGTTCTGGCAGGGTGCGGTGCTGGTTACCGCCGGCTCACTGATCTGCTGGCACGCCACTCGGGAACGCAAAGACCAACGCTGATCGCGCTTCCGATAGCGAGCGGAGGGCTCTAAGATGGCCCTCCACACACGTCAAGGAAGCCGCCAATGAGCACCCGAGGGAACGACCGCCAGATCGACAACATCGAGTTCAACGTCACCGACATCGCCCGCAGCAAGGCCTTCTATGGCGCGGCCTTCGGCTGGACCTTCACCGACTACGGCCCCACCTACAGCGAGTTCACCGACGGCCGCCTCACTGGCGGCTTCACCACGGGTGAGCCGGTGCGCCCGGGTGGCCCGCTGGTGATCCTCTACGCCGACGACCTGGCACAGACCCAGAGCCGCCTGCAGGCCGCCGGTGCCACCATCAGCCGTGAAGCCTTCGCCTTCCCCGGCGGGCGTCGCTTCCACTTCATCGACCCGGACGGCTACGAGCTGGCGGTGTGGACCGCCGAATGACGGCGCTGCGCATACGCCCGATAGAGGCCGGCGAATGGCCGGCCTACCGCGACCTGCGCCTGCAGGCCCTGCGCGACTCGCCGGAGGCCTTCGGCAGCACCTTCGCAGCGGAGCACACGCGGCCGGACGACGCCTGGGCGAGCCGGATCGCCAACGCGATTGCTTCCAGCAATGACCGGGTGCTGTTCGCGCTCGATGAGGGTGCCGCCTGCGGGCTGCTCTGGTGTCGCCGTTCGGCCAGCGAGCCCGCCGTGGCCGACCTCTACCAGATGTGGGTCGACCCGGCGCGCCGTGGCCTCGGTGCCGGCCGCGCACTGCTGGCCGATGCCCTGGCCTGGGCGCAAGGCCTGGGCGTGCGCCGCGTGCGTCTCGGCGTCACCCTGGCCGAGAGCCCGGCCATGGGCCTGTACCGCGCCCAGGGCTTCCGCCCCATCGGCGAGCCGGAGCCGCTGCGCGAAGGCTCCGCGCTGCTGGCCCAGGCCATGGAGCTGGAGCTGCCCGCCAGGGCGGGCTGAGGGCGCGCTACTTCGCCTTGAGCTTCTGGTAGCTCTGGTTCATGTCCTTGGCCCAGCCGTCGATAACGCCCGTGACATCCGCCGGCTGCATCACCTGGGCGCTGTTCTCCAGCGGCGTACCGGTCCCTTTGCGCACCACCTGGGCGATCACCTTGTTGCTGCCGCCATCGAGGAACTGCGCCTCGGTGGCCAGTTCGGTCTCCTGGTCGCGGATGCCACTGGCGGTACTCACCGCCGCTGCCACCAGGGCCACCGGAATGACCTCATAGGGTTTGAGCCCTTCGGTCTTGCTGCTGACACCGGTGATGGCCGCGCGCACGACGATGACGCCCGGCCCCGGCTTGCTGGCCAGCGACAGGCTGTTGCTGATTTCGCGCTTGAGCGCCGTGTCGTAGTAGCGGGTGATGCCGTCCAGGGTGCTCTGGGGGATTTTCTCGGTGGCCTGGGGGCGTGGGTAGAACTGGGTGGGCTCGACGTAGACGGCGGTGTAGCGGCCGATGTCCACCTTGGGGTCGATCCAGCGCATCACTTGCGCGCCGGAGGGAGTGGTCGCCTCCTGCAGGCTGCCGTAACTGGAGAGGAACCCGGAATACTCATCCGGCTGGGTAACCGTACTCGAGCAGCCGACCAGCGCGGTGGAAAGCGCCAGCGCCACGCCCAACGCCAATGCATGTTTCATCGAAGACTCCTTGTCCGAGCAAGTTTGGGAAGGCTGGAAGCGTCGGCGACGCCCTCACGTCATCGCCCCACGGGCACACCACCGAAGGTCTCGCACGGATGTGAGAAGTCGACCCCCGGCGCCTTGCCCCCCACCCGAGCGCGAACGTGATCGAAACGGTGGATGCCGGATTGACGCTAGCAGACTCCCGCCAACTGCCAAGGCGGATCGAGCGAAACGCCTCTCCGGCAACCCCGGCGGCCCCGGTCTTCTAACGCGAGGCCAGCGGCTCGAGGAAGCGCTCGCGCAACCGCGCGCGCAGGTCGTCGTCGATACCGAGCCCGTCCCTGAGGAACCCCTCAACCGTCCCGTAGTCCTCGCGCATCGCCTGCAGTGCCGCCTGTAGGTACCGGGGCCGCACCTCCAGCAGAGGCTGCAGGATGGCGGGATCGGTACGCCCGCCGGAGGCCTGCCGGACCCGCTCGCCGATGCGCCGGTTCCTGTCCTCCAGGTACGGGTTGGAGGCCAGGTAGTCCTGCATCACAGTGCCTTCCGGCACGCCGAGCGCCAGCAGCAGGATGGCGGAGGCGAAGCCCGTGCGGTCCTTGCCGGCCGTGCAGTGATAGAGGACGGGCGTGCCCTGTTCGTCGAGCAGGCCATGCAGCCAGTCGCTGAAGACCTGCCGGTGCTCGCGGACGAAGCTCCTGTTGGCATCCACCAGCAGGTCATCCAGCCGAAGGTCGCCGATGTCCCCGCCGTTGATGCGCCGGCTCAGCTCACGCACGTCGATGGTGCCCGCGCGCACCGGCATCTCCACCCGCAGGGCAGCCAGCTCCGGCGGCAGGCGATCGGGGGCGTCGTCGATCTCCTGGCGGCTGCGCAGGTCGACCAGGCGACGCAGTTGCAGGCGCTGCAGTTCCCGCTGGTCGGCCTCCTCGAGCGCATCGAGGGTGCCGGCGCGGTAGAGCAGGCCCCACTTCACCGTGCGCCCATCGGCGGTGCGATAGCCGCCCAGGTCCCGCAGGTTCGGGACGCTGGGCAAGGCGAAGAGCCGCTGCGCCTCCCGCTCGGCGGCGGGCAGGTCACGGGCCAGCGGCAGGGTGGTGGCCTGGGCCAGGCCACAGAACAGCGCGAAGCTGAAAACCAGGCAGATCCGGGTCATTGCCATTGCTCCTCGGCGGGTCACTTGGCGCGCTTGCGCACGGTGGCGGGGGTGAAATCGCTGGCATCGTGGGCGAGCTCGGAAAGGCGTATCGGCGCGTGTTCGTTGGTCAGCCGATCCACCAGGTAGGCGCCGGAGATGAGGTCGTGGTAGACCGACGGCCC includes the following:
- a CDS encoding tyrosine-protein phosphatase; translation: MTRICLVFSFALFCGLAQATTLPLARDLPAAEREAQRLFALPSVPNLRDLGGYRTADGRTVKWGLLYRAGTLDALEEADQRELQRLQLRRLVDLRSRQEIDDAPDRLPPELAALRVEMPVRAGTIDVRELSRRINGGDIGDLRLDDLLVDANRSFVREHRQVFSDWLHGLLDEQGTPVLYHCTAGKDRTGFASAILLLALGVPEGTVMQDYLASNPYLEDRNRRIGERVRQASGGRTDPAILQPLLEVRPRYLQAALQAMREDYGTVEGFLRDGLGIDDDLRARLRERFLEPLASR
- a CDS encoding VOC family protein gives rise to the protein MSTRGNDRQIDNIEFNVTDIARSKAFYGAAFGWTFTDYGPTYSEFTDGRLTGGFTTGEPVRPGGPLVILYADDLAQTQSRLQAAGATISREAFAFPGGRRFHFIDPDGYELAVWTAE
- a CDS encoding DUF3313 domain-containing protein encodes the protein MKHALALGVALALSTALVGCSSTVTQPDEYSGFLSSYGSLQEATTPSGAQVMRWIDPKVDIGRYTAVYVEPTQFYPRPQATEKIPQSTLDGITRYYDTALKREISNSLSLASKPGPGVIVVRAAITGVSSKTEGLKPYEVIPVALVAAAVSTASGIRDQETELATEAQFLDGGSNKVIAQVVRKGTGTPLENSAQVMQPADVTGVIDGWAKDMNQSYQKLKAK
- a CDS encoding GNAT family N-acetyltransferase, which gives rise to MSTPSFRNATLSDTDRCYQIEISAYEGDEAATREKIETRIAQYPEGFLILEQDGEVVGFINSGCAQEVVMSDDAFKELVGHDAAAPNVVIMSVVVDPSHQGKGFSTLLMRTFVQRMREMGKATIHLMCKERHIELYRRMGYAYVRPSPSDHGGMAWHEMVMTL
- the yddG gene encoding aromatic amino acid DMT transporter YddG; the encoded protein is MRISSGRSATACGLAAILLWSTASGLIRSVSGFFGPIGGAALIYSLGAILLITLLGRPRLRSSSRFYLVTGTALFVTYEICLSLALGYALDSNQAIQLGVVNYLWPSLTVLLAIVMNRQPARWLILPGTAIALFGILWVVSTDGLSLPSLIANVQSNPLSYSLATACAITFALYCNVTRRYARGENHVAFFFILTAAVLWLKFAFAGQALPEFTLRGGAELFAAGIAMAGGYALWNIGILRGNLTLLATASYFAPVLSSAFAAAWLGASLTLQFWQGAVLVTAGSLICWHATRERKDQR
- a CDS encoding NUDIX hydrolase, encoding MAVDKACPVVLRQRDRLEVLAFLHPLAGRQLVKGSVEPGESSAAAAVRELAEEAGIQGEAILDLGTWQATPTGHTWAFHLCRAAADLADAWSHHTADDGGHVFRFFWHPLDVEPTEEWHPIFRDALAVIRQRLAETAANRPLSRSGL
- a CDS encoding LysR family transcriptional regulator — encoded protein: MSKHREMQVFLAVAQAGSLAAAARALELSQATVMRTVVALEARIGSALLVRSPRGVSPSPAGERFAESCQRILEQLGEAERSVAGLHAQPVGQLTLAMPLLMAHQVFTPIALDYLNAFPELSLNIQACEALPRLLEEGVDVALVVGQLPDSSGFAVPVGRVRPVVCAAPAYLARRGRPQSPEALQEHRTIATSSTGHAGDWRFAGGAVKVVPRLICSTPQAAIRAAVAGFGLVHCLSHEVHQELQDGQLQRLLEPFAAEPVPVQLFYREGRRAAARVRSFLDFAVPRLRAHPAFEG
- a CDS encoding glutathione S-transferase family protein — translated: MSRPAIKLYRHPLSGHAHRVELMLSLLQLPTELVFVDLANGAHKQADFLAINPFGQVPVIDDAGTLVNDSNAILVYLAKRYGEGRWLAEDAVGAAQVQRWLSVAAGQVAYGPAAARLITVFGAAFNADEVINRAHVLLTVMEGELGSTAFLTGTEPSIADVANYSYIAHAPEGNVSLEAYPNVRAWLARIEALPGFVPMQRTAAGLQAA
- a CDS encoding LysR family transcriptional regulator, which codes for MDRFQEMKVLLAVTEAESFAGGAKLMGMSPPGVTRAIAALEARLGTLLLARSTRSLRLTEAGRRYVEDCRRILLELEEAEELAAGSHVRPRGRLTVTAPVMFGELYLIPLIAEYLDAYPEVEINALLVDRVVNMVEEGVDVAVRIGHLREGEQGALQVGQIRPVVCAAPGYLDKVGRPRRPEELQDAPIVMSSASGLLRHWQFEGPDGPFGFTPTPRLLVSSNQAAINAARLGWGYTRVLSYQVAGAVARGELETVLDAFETAALPVHIIQQGGRRESAKVRTFIDHCVTRLRADSALRAAGR
- a CDS encoding GNAT family N-acetyltransferase, coding for MTALRIRPIEAGEWPAYRDLRLQALRDSPEAFGSTFAAEHTRPDDAWASRIANAIASSNDRVLFALDEGAACGLLWCRRSASEPAVADLYQMWVDPARRGLGAGRALLADALAWAQGLGVRRVRLGVTLAESPAMGLYRAQGFRPIGEPEPLREGSALLAQAMELELPARAG